The following are encoded in a window of Variovorax paradoxus genomic DNA:
- a CDS encoding response regulator transcription factor, protein MIEDDEDIRAETIFALGELGFDAQGFGDAASFYKAFAVQPCDIVVVDIGLPGESGLAVVAHLRAVQRRLGLVLVTARGELEDRLLGLREGADAYLVKPVNMRELAETLNAVGRRLTAAPPENAAPAPPAAATWRLLESDWILGDPEGRQMALTTSERAFLACLFRQRGTEASRDDLIRALGGDVFDFDEHRIDAIASRLRRKAAKLGMRLPLHAVRGKGYVLAN, encoded by the coding sequence GTGATCGAGGACGACGAAGACATCCGTGCAGAAACCATCTTCGCATTGGGAGAGCTCGGCTTCGACGCGCAGGGCTTCGGCGACGCCGCGTCCTTCTACAAGGCGTTCGCGGTCCAGCCCTGCGACATCGTCGTGGTGGACATCGGCTTGCCAGGCGAGAGCGGCCTTGCGGTCGTTGCACATCTGCGCGCAGTGCAGCGACGGCTCGGGCTGGTGCTGGTGACCGCGCGCGGCGAACTCGAAGATCGGCTGCTGGGGCTGCGCGAAGGTGCAGACGCCTACCTGGTCAAGCCGGTGAACATGCGGGAATTGGCCGAGACGCTGAACGCCGTCGGTCGCAGGCTCACGGCCGCACCGCCGGAGAACGCAGCGCCCGCGCCCCCCGCAGCGGCCACCTGGCGTCTGCTCGAGAGCGACTGGATCCTCGGCGACCCCGAAGGCCGTCAGATGGCGCTCACCACCAGCGAGCGCGCGTTCCTCGCCTGCCTTTTCAGGCAGCGCGGCACAGAGGCGAGCCGCGACGACCTGATCCGCGCGCTCGGTGGCGACGTGTTCGATTTCGACGAGCACCGCATCGATGCGATCGCCAGCCGGCTGCGGCGCAAGGCCGCGAAGCTCGGCATGCGCCTGCCGCTTCATGCGGTGCGCGGCAAAGGGTACGTGCTCGCGAACTGA
- a CDS encoding DNA-binding response regulator — protein MSYWFQSSAPAHIMVIDDSVEELQVLLTALQRAGHRISLAFDALEGYRRAGVLQPDLILLDVHLGATSGFETCRLLKADHATAHIPVIFLTAGATLEERLTGLRAGAVDYILKPFEPEEVLVRISVHLTLAGGGAQPPGGVAEAPRRPLKSGDEAPHDLDRVIARAAQRLIENDLANIPPLPALAARVGTHEKRLTRAFRIHTGRTVLEFAREERLLRAQHLLVQTPLGIEEVAHAIGFSGAANFTTAFKERFGSTPAAYRQLSRDCACGA, from the coding sequence ATGTCCTACTGGTTCCAATCTTCCGCGCCTGCGCACATCATGGTCATCGACGACAGCGTCGAGGAGCTCCAAGTGCTGCTTACCGCGCTGCAGCGCGCCGGCCATCGCATCAGCCTTGCCTTCGACGCGCTCGAGGGCTACCGCCGCGCCGGAGTGCTGCAGCCGGACTTGATCCTGCTCGACGTGCACTTGGGGGCCACCAGCGGCTTCGAGACGTGCCGGCTGCTGAAGGCGGACCACGCCACCGCGCACATCCCGGTGATTTTTCTCACGGCCGGTGCGACGCTCGAGGAGCGGCTGACCGGTCTACGGGCCGGCGCGGTCGACTACATCCTCAAGCCCTTCGAACCCGAAGAGGTGCTGGTTCGCATCTCGGTCCATCTCACGCTCGCAGGCGGTGGCGCGCAACCGCCCGGCGGTGTCGCCGAGGCGCCTCGCAGGCCGCTGAAATCCGGGGACGAAGCACCCCACGACCTGGACCGCGTGATAGCCAGGGCCGCGCAGCGGCTCATCGAGAACGACCTTGCGAACATTCCACCGCTGCCGGCGCTCGCCGCACGTGTGGGCACGCACGAGAAGCGGCTGACGCGGGCGTTTCGGATCCACACGGGGCGCACCGTGCTCGAATTCGCGCGCGAGGAGCGGCTCTTGCGCGCGCAGCATCTGCTCGTCCAAACGCCGCTCGGCATCGAAGAGGTGGCGCATGCGATCGGGTTCTCGGGTGCCGCGAACTTCACGACGGCATTCAAGGAACGCTTCGGCAGTACGCCTGCGGCGTACCGGCAACTCAGTCGCGACTGCGCGTGCGGCGCCTGA